Genomic segment of Tindallia magadiensis:
AATTTCAAAAGACTCTGGCTCTATCATCACATCCGTGGCAATATTCTCCACATTCATCGGTAACCATACTCTCGGAAAGACTTCGTGTACTCCAGCTTCCAAGCCTTCTAAGTTAATAAATATCATTATCGTTCGTGTATCAAGATTTTCCAGAGAACTTCCAAGAGCGGTAAGCCTTACCTGAAATATCTCCGGTAGAGAATCCTCATCAATGATGAGATCCGCATCTTTATTCTCGTAGCGTATATTTTCTCGACTTATTTCCAGCGTATGATCTTGCATTGCTTTAACCTCAATATCCAACAGTATATCTCTATCATTGTGAGGTCTTACCTGGTCAGGAAAAACAATTGGTACCCTCACTTGTTTGCTCTCCGTAAGGTCTCTTAGTTCCACCAGCTCTGTTTTCAATCGGTTAATACTCTCTAATACATTCGACTGACCTCTAACCGTTACTGACCTCGGCTCGCTGTTAACTCTCACAATTCTATATCCTTCTGCTCCCTGAATATTCATATCTATTTCTACAGGTACCGATTTAAGCTGATCAACCATAACACTCACTTCAACAAAGCCCGTTTTCACTTCAACCTGATCCACTTCTTCACCTCTACTATTGATCGCACGTAACGGAAGGCTT
This window contains:
- a CDS encoding CdaR family protein, coding for MSKFLSKNLAAKIISILFALLLWIYVMSVINPRITREELNIPVKLVNENIIRQSGLVVYGDPEPTIRVRLTGNRDQVHRVTRNNIDAKVDLRGYEEGTNSIPIEVSVPGGVEVEYSPRYVTVELERIVEKQIPVGLNIEGTPASGFVVGETQIKPEEVWVEGPESYINSIEQIIAQLQLSNESNNISKSLPLRAINSRGEEVDQVEVKTGFVEVSVMVDQLKSVPVEIDMNIQGAEGYRIVRVNSEPRSVTVRGQSNVLESINRLKTELVELRDLTESKQVRVPIVFPDQVRPHNDRDILLDIEVKAMQDHTLEISRENIRYENKDADLIIDEDSLPEIFQVRLTALGSSLENLDTRTIMIFINLEGLEAGVHEVFPRVWLPMNVENIATDVMIEPESFEIQLLEPEAE